The genome window ggttatttttcacacagtgatgttaactaggcaagtgtccattctcccaacatacatcatttgtaggggtcacgcgtcaatggtgagagcactgtgtattgtgtataggtaaacggacagtaactgcagtatgtacacgATGTTTTTCCGATATTCATTAATATAAGCGTTCATTGACAGCTGCAAATCTTCGTTCATACTTGAAGGCATTTGTAAATCCCAGAGAGTATTTTACGCCATTTTCACGCACAAGCTTGATAccctctttaaaaaaataatatacatcCCCTAATAAAGGTTGAGCTTGCAAGAAAAAGTCTTTGCTTGAATGAAAAACCTAAAATATCCGTACATCAGTACATCAAGCCTGTTCACTAATTCAAGGGTTGAGAGCAAGAACCCTTAACTGTTTTCTGGTTCTCATCCATCGAAATGATGGTGTTAATATTGGTTTTTATCCTCTTTTCAGACGTTGATGAGTGCCTGAATAGTCCATGTGATTCTAATGCAGTTTGTAGCAACAACAATGGCAGTTTTGAATGTACCTGTCATGTAGGATTCGTTTGGGATGGATATAGCTGTATCGgtaaatattacaaaaatatatgtttttgccCTAGTCTTTGTCACTATCACGCAGCTTATAGCAACAATCCTGACATTTTCGATTGTACCTGTAATGTAGGTAATTGGCGATAAAACTGTAGCGGTAGATTTTATGAAAATGCATGTATGATATCAGTGTGACTCGTGTTTATCATTAATACCCCTACCCGAAGCCACGTGTGGGACTTGCAAATATATTGAAGAAATCGTAAAACAAATTACGTCAGTGTTCTCCACTTCATACAGATTGATTAACATTGGTCTTTATCCTCTTTCTAGATGTTGACGAGTGCCCGACTAGTCCATGTGACCCTAACGCAGCTTGTAGCAACACCAATGGCAGTTTCGATTGTACCTGTAATGCAGGATTCATTGGCGATGGATTAAACTGTACcggtaaactttataaaaataaacaatttttatgtatGTTGAAAATATAACTGTAATTATGACTTGGAAATTGCACTTTAAGGTCTTTGGATGACTAGCCGCAGCTTTGTTTTCAACACATGTATATGCGAAACGGACTTACGACTAGTTTTATTTGTCCATTTcctggttgttgttttttcattcTCGATATTAATGGGCGTTCTGATTGAATGATGTTTAATAAAGTTGATACCGACTTAAACTTGATACAGACTCTTCCCTTATCCGGGGACACCAAAAGTCGTGCAAAAGATTCTTTGTCAAGCATGGTTTATAAAAATATTGATATAGCCAAGGGCGGAGCTACGTCATGCCGGTGAAAATAATCAAATCCCATGAAAAGCAAATCAATTATAAAGGCCACTGCGCATTGCGCCTACTGCGCATCGCGTACGTGACGCCTACGTTGAGTGCGTGCATGGAATGTTTGTATTTTGACTCATTTGTTGCTAGGGATTTTAGCTCAATTTGTTGCTAAGCACCCGGATGTCCGCACCCGCCTATTCCCAGAGTGTTTTATACTTCAACAATATTGGCCATTGTCCTCTTTTTATACGTTGATGAGTGCATGACTATTAGTCCTTTGGTTTCATTTTATCCTCTTTCCAGACGTTGATGAGTGCCTGAATAGTCCCTGTGATTCTAGTGCAGTTTGTAGCAACAACAATGGTAGTTTTGATTGTACCTGTAATGTAGGATTTAGTGGCGATGGATATAGCTGTAGCGGTAAAtgttatgaaataatatttattgaattagttaTAGCTGTAAACACGACAAAGACCTGAAAACTTTGGATGACTTGTCGTAACTTTGTCATCAACACTTTGTTAAGTGAAAGACTAGCCTCATCTGTTGTTTTTTTACATGATATTTTTCTGATATTATTTAATATAGGCGTTCATTGCCAGCTGCATATCATCGTTCATACTTGAAGGCATATGTAAATCCCTGAGATTGTACTTCACCTTCACGCACAAGGTTGATACCCTCTTTGAAAAAATTCCCTTCTTGGTGCCACGTAAAGGTTGGACTTGCAAATATCCTTAAAAACCCGTACAACAGGGCTGTTCTCTAGCTCCTTCCTCGGTCTACTTCACACAAATGGTTTTGTTAATATTGGTTTCTATCCTCTTTGCAGACGTTGATGAGTGCCAGAATAGTCCATGTGGTTCTAATGCAGTTTGTAGCAACAACAATGGCAGTTTTGATTGTACCTGTAATGCAGGATTCAGTGGCGATGGATATAGCTGTAACGGTAATGctatgaaaataatatttatgtattattaattattaccGTAACCACGACTAACAAATAGAACTTCGAGAAAACCTAAAATCATTATTCTCTGCTTCATACAAAGtagttaatattgtttttgtccTCTTTCTAGACGTTGATGAGTGCATGCCTATTAGTCCCTGTGGTTCTAATGCAGCTTGTAGCAACAACCAGGGCAGTTTCGAGTGTATTTGTAATGAAGGATTCAGTGGGGATGGATTTAGCTGTATAGGTAAatttatgaaaataattttatGTAGTGTGAATATATAGTAATATTTGTTAAGGAGGACCCCTCTCTCAATGTGTTTCAAAACgcaccctgcaaaaatcaaggttttaGGTTTGTATTTGTGACCAAAACTGACGGTGAAACTaaaattttgtggaaaaaaacccaattctactttttatggaaatattataatatggctttatagTCATGCGGTAGCGATGACCAGtaagtttaaaaataaatacattactGTTAAAGAAGACTAAAATATGTCACATTGCAAGAAACATTAATAAACTTAAGATCTGATATTTTTCACTACATACAAAATATTACTAAAACCATGCAGAATGATACAATGAATTCCCCAGTTTGCATATTTTGAGACTCATTTATCATAAAAGTCCATAACACCAATGCAACATTTAATTATTATCTTTGcaaaaaaataattcattatcaatttcacccggtatttcataaCCAAAATGGCAAATATTGGCAAATTCTGAATATCCATTTTTTGGCCCTCACCGCCTATCAAAAGATTCTTATCCAAATATTAAAATGGCTTTGTACCATATATGCCTATCGCGGATACCGTAATTCTCCACTGTCGtatattgcacataattcacAAACTTTAATgcttctcggacctaaagattataagggacttgttctattcatacttgcatctaccgGCATTTATCGACGTCGCCCGATGGTAGCATTTcgattcatgatgcagtcatgtctacagtagaattcatctcgacctttgcaggacttaaacccaatTAAaacctattaaaccaagataacactcattaaaacagctcaactgattaaatcggatcttctctggttgtgcacaagtgtctgttttacatgtgcgatatcgcaataaagctggtattatagcttcagttgggtaaccgattataaaggaaacgaaaggaaacaatggtatgtgtacctttgttcacgaaatgagacaatggcctgcttttttgtaaaccagcattcttgaaaatgagcaacataatgattgttgacttaacacggtttggaaataatttcttcatatttttggtgttatctgtcgtttacatatccttcctaaaacacaaaagtgcgaccctctccaaacacctaaattagctacaaatttaggacatgttacaaaactatattgtctagaatttcagaagagtacttttaatattggccggttatttttcacacagcgacgttaacaaggtaatgtactattacctataacattaactaaaacaccaaagtacgcatatttccaaacatctaaattagctaaaaatttaggacatgttacaaaactatattttctagaactttagaagagtacttttaatattggccggttatttttcacacagcgacgttaactaggcatatccccatacttttaacgtagggctatttgtagaggtcacgcgtcaatgggaaagagcactgtgtattgtgtataggaaaacggacagtaactgcagtatgtatgctTCTTGCATGAAGAAATAAAACGAGTGTGTGAAGCATGCACGATAGGATAACATCGTCACACGTCTGCAGTTACTCGTAGGTACTAGCTAAATACCATTCTGAACCAAGCACATGTTCCTCAAACATAGTCCAAAGGTCCCGTTTTAACATATTTAACCATGCCTTTCACTTCAGATGAATGCTATTCAGATCCCAAGGCTACAGACTATCGTGGTACAATAGCCACTACTAGAACGGGCAAAACATGTCAGAAGTGGACAGCACAGGAGCCGCACAATCAGACCAAAACGCCAGAAAACTTTCCCGGAACCGGGCTAGGAGATCACAATTACTGCAGAAATCCTGATCTTGACCCAAGCGGTACCTGGTGTTTCACTACTGACAGTGAAACACGTTGGGAGTATTGCAACATAGGTTCTCCGCGAACCTGCACGCGGTGGTAAGTATAGCTATGACTTATCAATATAGAGGCCATACAGCTAGTgatatttttccagcttttaccaaaaatacaatttttacatGAATGCATGACTATTTGTCCCTGTGATTTTGAAAAAACCATTTATCCGAAATGGAAAGTACATTATTAAGATGACTGTTTGGATTAAAAAGGTCAATCACAACATATTTCTATGACATCATTTTTAGTAATTTCTTGCATTGccaaagtttgtattacactttatattattatCTATGCAAGACTTCTTCAATTTTGAGCTATAAGGAGAgttcaaagagaaggcagtttcCATAGCAACGGCCATTTACACTCATTTTTGTCAGTTTTACTGGTGAATGTTCTCAATTTTACCGAAAAAGTGGTTATAAAAATGAGTATAAATGGCCGAATTCAAATACAAGGCAGTTTCCATCGCAACGGTCAGTTACACCCATTTTGTTTTACTAAATTTGCTCAGTTTTACTCAAATTTTTCCTATAAAATgagtataaatggccattgccatggaaacgttcaaaattatccaaaatgtaataaatgtTACCACATTGAAGGACGAATGTTgctaaataaatgttttaaatgtgctttaaaaaaaattctggaacAATTGCTAGTATCTCGGTACTTTCCCGTGGACTCAAATTTGGTATCATCTGTACATCGCTCGATTATTTTGAGCTTCGAACAGacacaattcgtcgtccgtattccatagtggcgtatagtgtggcgccgcgaataaacaacttttcgagaaaatcgggtttgaagaaatgccaatttaaaatcgagttgtgtaaatcagacattcattatattttgtaaatgatgtgaaatttctgtagtaaactaaatagattttattgttatatatttttcaaaagaaataaatacatactattgctggcaaactgacaataaaactatacgtcactatggaaaacgaacaaaacgcaataccctaaccttacgttaaccgtacgccacctcggtcgccgtgtaatccctatggcgttacttttcgtcgttcgtatgtcatagtggcgtacgcgtatcggacctatacgccactatgacatacgatgtttttcatttttgccgatatttcataattataaaatgtgtataaaaagtggcgtatggtcgatacgccactatggaatacgaaaaatgtcactttgtaactatacgccacatttaattaattaattactaattaattagctaattatgactgatgagacttagaaaaatgaaagagaacatcattaaaaacatatgtgccaattttcaaaaaatgaccaaaatcactatacgccactatggaatacagccgacgaattatgcACCATTGCCCACGTCGCAGCAACTCTCTATCACATTTGCAACCCAAGGGCATTACTAATTTTCGAGCTTGCAGGCCTTATCAATTGTTTTGACAAACAACAGCGCTATCAAATACATGCAAAATTCGTTGTGATTTTCTCATACCTACGAAGTCCATAGGACTTGAAAACACTGCTTTGTATTAAACTGCACAAAATCATTTAAGCCATAGACCTTTTCAAACCGATTCATTCCGGTTAAAGCCGAAACATGAAATATTTTCCCCGATCGCGGGCGCATAAAAAAGTACCTCTCTTTAGCAacatgtacagtgcgaagttcaAATGTATAACAGGCATCATAACCACGACGAACTATCGGTCAATTATGGATGAGGGAGGTACTTTTGTTTATGTTGCTAATGCGaaattttaagtgccaaaaatgACGAACATTGTCACTTTTTATTCCATTACGGTCATATTATGAAGTATCAAATAGCGCAAGTGTTAATTAAATACCTGCTGAAAATATTTCTCGCGATGACCCATGTTGATTTTGGCCAAGTAAGTTGTATTGTCACGCAAAGTGGTACCGTGATTCATCACAACAATGTGACAACTGTTGTCCGCCAATTTGAACCCCCCTAGCTTGCTGAATAAATAGCACagttttccgaacttttccgatTTTGATATGAAATGGTCTGTGATCGTTAACCGAGCGAGTCGCCTTTTAATGTGTCAAACTTCTGAAATACTGATGACAACGAAGTTTTTGTTATGAATCAAGAGAATGAAATCGCGAAAGTGAGTATAGTGCAAATTCAGCTTTACCTAACGGTGACATAAatggtagactaccccgtagtccacttgcccattctgcatatactctgggtattgtatttgagcttaaaactctgatttaattaatgtgtgcataattgatagattttcacatctgatctttttagtcaccctacaccctctgtttgttagctccccaagtggactactgacattggattgcggtcagagatgcttaacacggctgtctatgagcttctatggatgagattgtcggaaatctggcctactaaaattggccatgatgtaatgcatctttaaatggatctggcttgtgattggtcgcccagatctcgttatggtttaaatcctccgagtacctatcattaccattaataactacatggtacacaagtctgccgccattgtgttgtgtaattACATGAACGCGTCactaagtgcatgagcgcgtattgtatttgcttgcggttaaatttgattgataaacaagtgtgattgacagtgtgagtgtcagGGACTTTGCCCACTCAAAATCCCGTTTTAAAATtggaagtccatagtctatttttaacctggaatttcgcaaTTAATAAACttgcagattttaaaatcagaattgttcagtgaagtgccaatacaattatgacattatgataatttatgttgcattcaataatataagcctacgtacactttacttttactgtcactaatataattatataaactttttcataacaattttatactagtatatattttgatgtaataaatatcagtataatttcgagttcaactgaatgctttcatcatgattaacattaataacatgcttttatttatcaaaaatagactatggcatagtctacataaATGGCAGaacaaaaaaattgtgatttgtggTACAATTGTTTTGTTGAATAAACTAGATTTTGATATTTCACCCAACGTTGTGTAATGTGACTCAATTATTTGCATGGTCATGACTAACCGCCTCCCCGGGACGAACCTTTGTCAACATAATTTTTATATCGGACGATGTCGATAATTATAACGGATTTTGTTGCCTTTCTGCAGATTTGTCCGGGCAACGTTGACTTCAATACCAAGATGACTGCAACGTTTCCTATGCCCGGGACTGTTATGCTCGTATTCTACGCACCTACGCATCACTTGCCTGGACGGGATCGTCGGTTTTTAAGCAGTACTATTCTAACTATTTGGATACAAAATCAAACATACTTCCCCACTATAACATTACCCGTTACTGAAAGTTAAGAGCCGGTGTAAAAACCTCCTAAATTGAAGGTTGAACCCTTTAATGTTGTAAGAATCATTTAAAGGTCAATTTAGTGATCCCATCGAAAgtgctaaaaaattaaaattgtttaaaaattgcttgaaagtgaaggataagtcatcaaattgtcatttggtatttttaaaatgaaaacttttgccaaaaaaacacataaaaaaacattcaaacaaacaaacaaacaaacaaacaaagtagtattgacagcagtattgacaaacttgaagccccattcaaatacatagtagctaatttatatgctgtcagtatataaattacagattcatttaGATGTCTTATTTTTGTCTGAAatatacggctttcggctgaaccactagcaggctatgttagcacttctgtgacaatgacaaaggtaccaaaatctgaattttaatgatttgttacgatcgtccggatga of Amphiura filiformis chromosome 14, Afil_fr2py, whole genome shotgun sequence contains these proteins:
- the LOC140169715 gene encoding uncharacterized protein, with product MWLSVALMIQLLLVLPECMAQIQARQTCEVGQVKDQSRVSRWAVSSKDPCQCTSVRIGGFNAYTPGQLFEPLIGDDIDKIRDHYHVNCNNVDECLTNPCDPYASCSNTPSSFDCTCNVGYSGDGFSCSDVDECLNSPCDSDAVCSNNNGSFECNCNAGFSGDGYSCSDVDECLNNPCDSNAVCSNNNGSFECTCNEGFSGDGYSCSDVDECLNSPCDSNAVCSNNNGSFECTCHVGFVWDGYSCIDVDECPTSPCDPNAACSNTNGSFDCTCNAGFIGDGLNCTDVDECLNSPCDSSAVCSNNNGSFDCTCNVGFSGDGYSCSDVDECQNSPCGSNAVCSNNNGSFDCTCNAGFSGDGYSCNDVDECMPISPCGSNAACSNNQGSFECICNEGFSGDGFSCIDECYSDPKATDYRGTIATTRTGKTCQKWTAQEPHNQTKTPENFPGTGLGDHNYCRNPDLDPSGTWCFTTDSETRWEYCNIGSPRTCTR